One stretch of Mastomys coucha isolate ucsf_1 unplaced genomic scaffold, UCSF_Mcou_1 pScaffold12, whole genome shotgun sequence DNA includes these proteins:
- the Magef1 gene encoding LOW QUALITY PROTEIN: melanoma-associated antigen F1 (The sequence of the model RefSeq protein was modified relative to this genomic sequence to represent the inferred CDS: inserted 1 base in 1 codon; deleted 2 bases in 2 codons; substituted 2 bases at 2 genomic stop codons) has translation MTDEWFEAEELPHPEWLLAAFIPSHARTHSQWRLHLQEPMHATSLGGSGRAESRTAAAILAEQGGSGEPRLRLRNRGRGEPRSWPLPNAAGSVQFLLVKDRKKGLIARSKTVKYVIGDLKGLHRKISSRAAEXLLYVFVFQLKXLHRKHHTYILTNRLKPLEGLEEDLGRDSPRLGLLVMIKGLIYVKGNSTVLGDVELVVGCFHQRIFFGYPKRLIMEGSVXQQRCLSYRQVPHTKPSEYEFSCTPQSNLEITKMEEVGFVSRLQKNEPLIVRSRRS, from the exons ATGACAGATGAGTGGTTTGAGGCAG AGGAGCTTCCCCACCCGGAATGGCTGCTTGCAGCATTTATCCCGAGCCACGCGCGCACACACTCCCAGTGGCGCCTGCACCTGCAGGAGCCAATGCATGCCACCAGCCTGGGAGGAAGCGGAAGGGCTGAGAGCCGAACCGCCGCCGCCATCTTGGCCGAGCAAGGCGGAAGTGGCGAGCCCAGACTGCGGCTGCGCAATCGTGGGCGG GGCGAGCCCAGGTCCTGGCCGCTTCCCAATGCCGCCGGCTCCGTGCAGTTTCTGCTAGTGAAGGACAGGAAGAAGGGCCTCATCGCACGCTCCAAGACGGTGAAATACGTTATCGGAGACTTGAAGGGTCTGCACCGGAAGATCAGCTCAAGGGCTGCAG CGTTGCTGTATGTTTTTGTCTTCCAGCTGAAATAGCTCCATCGCAAGCACCACACTTATATCCTGACC AATAGGTTAAAACCTCTTGAGGGGTTGgaggaggatctgggaagagataGCCCCAGATTAGGTCTCTTAGTGATGATCAAGGGTCTTATCTACGTGAAAGGTAATAGCACAGTTTTGGGAGATGTTGAGTTGGTTGTGGGGTGCTTCCATCAAAGAATCTTCTTTGGGTACCCCAAAAGGCTTATTATGGAAGGTTCTGTTTAGCAGCAGCGATGCCTTAGTTACAGACAGGTGCCTCACACCAAACCATCGGAATATGAATTCTCTTGTACTCCCCAAAGTAACCTGGAA ATCACCAAGATGGAAGAAGTGGGGTTCGTGTCCAGGCTTCAGAAGAACGAACCGCTTATTGTCAGGAGCCGTAGAAGCTAG